One segment of Dryobates pubescens isolate bDryPub1 chromosome 23, bDryPub1.pri, whole genome shotgun sequence DNA contains the following:
- the LOC128898435 gene encoding feather beta keratin-like — MACYDRCRPCGPTPLANSCNEPCVRQCQDSRVFIQPSPVLVTLPGPILTSFPQSTAVGSSSGAALGTELNAQGQPISSGAFGYGYGYGLAGLGYGCGAVRGCYPC; from the coding sequence ATGGCCTGCTACGACCGCTGCCGCCCCTGCGGACCCACCCCgctggccaacagctgcaacGAGCCCTGCgtcaggcagtgccaggactcCCGCGTCTTCATCCAGCCTTCCCCCGTGCTGGTCACCCTGCCAGGACCCATCCTCACCTCCTTCCCACAGAGCACCGCCGTCGGATCCtcctcaggggctgccctgggcaccgagCTCAACGCCCAGGGACAGCCCATCTCCTCCGGCGCCTTCGGCTACGGCTACGGCTACGGCTTGGCTGGCCTGGGCTATGGCTGCGGCGCCGTGAGAGGCTGCTACCCCTGCTGA
- the LOC128898444 gene encoding feather beta keratin-like translates to MACYDRCRPCGPTPLANSCNEPCALQCQDSRVFIQPSPVLVTLPGPILTSFPQSTAVGSSSGAALGTELNAQGQPISSGAFGNGYGYGLAGLGYGCGAVRGCYPC, encoded by the coding sequence ATGGCCTGCTACGACCGCTGCCGCCCCTGCGGACCCACCCCgctggccaacagctgcaacGAGCCCTGCGCCTTGCAGTGCCAGGACTCCCGCGTCTTCATCCAGCCTTCCCCCGTGCTGGTCACCCTGCCAGGACCCatcctcacctccttcccccagagcaCCGCCGTCGGATCCtcctcaggggctgccctgggcaccgagCTCAACGCCCAGGGACAGCCCATCTCCTCCGGCGCCTTCGGCAACGGCTACGGCTACGGCTTGGCTGGCCTGGGCTATGGTTGCGGCGCCGTGAGAGGCTGCTACCCCTGCTGA